A stretch of DNA from Halorubrum sp. BOL3-1:
GGTAGTATTGACGTTATCACCACTCGACCGATTGGTGATCACGTACTGACCGGTATCGAGGTCACTTGTGTCGACGATGTCGTAGTCTCCGGAGGAGCCGTTATCGAGCGCCTGCTCGAGGTTGCCGATAGTCGGAGAGTCGGTGCTAGTGTCGACTGTTCGTAGTTCGATATCTTCTGATAGGCCGCTCAAGTCGTAAGCGACTTCCTGGCCCTGAAAGAGCGTCAGGCCAGAATCATCGCTCGCGTTGCGGTCGTACTCGTCGGTGTCGCTGATGTTCACCGCGGCCGCCGGAGCGGCAGCGAATCCAACAGCGACCATGGAGATGACCATGACCGCAGCGAAGAAGACTGCGTTAGCCTTCTTGCGTGTGTTATTGTCGTTTGTCATTGTTGTGTTGTCTTGTCTGCGTCGCGACACCCTGCTTTATTCCACTCTCAATCGCCCGTTCGTCATCGACCAACATCACATCGAGGGCACAACCGGACTCGACTGGGATTACTCACGTCGGCGTCGCATTCTGCATCGGCAGGGGTACAGCGAGTGTAAAATATGCCCTTTAGTATAAGTGCTTTGTGACTGTCTAAAATCGTGTGAACGCCTCACACGGCGCGTAGCGGGCGTCAGACGGTCGTTTTCAAAGCTGAGAGAGACGACCGTAACAGGTCGTGATACAGTCGGTCTCGACCGAATCTGTGCGCACTGACCGACCGGAACATCTACATATCCGCTGTGATCTAACTAAGATGGGTTTAGACCCCCTCAGGCGACTGGGCGCTGCTTTTCAGGTAGGGGACCTGCCTAGTCGTCTGCGTTCCCACGCACGCGCCAAAACCTCTCAGTTACGTGTCTGTCTCCTCAAACGCCGCGGCAGCCGCCTCGCCCCATGAGCCGAAGCGGCGCTGATACGTGGCGAGTCCGTACTCGCCCTCGCGAGCGACATCCGTTGAGGTCGGTCGCTCACCGAGTTCGTCACGTAACCGATGGAGATCGGCGATGAGTTCGGCATCGGTAATCTTGTTTTGATCTGGCGGGTCGAGGTCGGCCGCCTCCACCGCGTCACTCCACGAATCAAAGCGTCGCATGTACGTGCTCGTGCTGTGGGACCCGTGTTCGCGCATGTCTTTCGAGGTGGGCGAGCGACCGAGCTCGTCAGCGAGCGCCCGGAGGTCAGCGAGGAGATCATCCTCAGACACACGCGGACTGGGGCCGGGATTGCCTGGTGACAAGTGTTCAGCGCTTTGTGACTCCCGAGCGCTGACCGGCGAGGTCACATCGTCGAAGGTCTCGGTGAGCGCGTCTGTCCATGATCTAAAGCGATTCTTGTACGTCGCCGACGCGTACGCGCCCTGCGCTTCCATCTCCGCGACTGTTGGTGGATGCCCAACCTCGTCGCGGAGCCGCCGGAGTTCAGCAACTAATTCCTCGTCCGAAATCGCGGTCCCACCCTGACGCGGCTCGAAGCCTGCCCGTTCGACACCCGCGTTCCACGACCCGAAGCGCCGGTGGATCGTGCTGTCTGCGATGTCGCTGTACTCGTCAAACTCCGAAATCGACGGCGCGCCATCGCTGTCGGCGACGTCGGCGACGCGACGAAGTTCATCGAGGAGCTCTTCGTCTGAGTGTGCCTTTGTTCCAACCCCGTTGTCGGCCCTCTCGTCGACAGCATCTTCTGGAACGGTCTCGAACGCCGCGTCGAGCGCGTCGTCCCACGAGTCAAACCGGCCGTAGTACGTCTGGAGCGAATACGTGCCGTGTTCGCGCATGATTGTCGTTGTTGGTCTCCCCCCGAGTTCATCGTGAAGCCGGCGCAACTCCGCGAGCAACTCCTCGGTCGGCACGCGCTGTGGTGGCGGTGGCTCGAACCCAGCTGCCTCAAGTGCGTCCCGCCACGACCCGAATCGGTACTCATAGGCTGTCCGAGAGTACGCACCGCGATCGCTGATATCCGTCGTTGTCGGCGGGTCACCATCGTCACCGGCGAGCCGCTGGAGCTCGGCAATGAGTTCGTCGTCCGAGATGTGTTTCCACTCCCGGTCAGGAACCTCACCAAAGACCTCCGCAAGCGCGTCCGTCCACGAGCCGAACCGCTCGTAGTACGTAATATAGGCGTACGCGCCATGCTCGTCCATCTGGTCGGCGGTGGGGATCTGGTCGAGTTCGTCACGAAGCCGGCGGAGTTCGGCAACAAGGTCGTCGCGCGGGATCTTGTCGGTCTCCGTGTTCGGGTCAAGCCCTGCCTGTTCAATCGCGGCGTTCCACGAGCCAAAACAACGTAGTACGGTAGATGATGAGATGTCAGCATACTTGTCGAACGCCTCTATACTCGGTGTCCCGTCGACAGTGGGGAGATCCGCGACGCGACGAATCTCGTCAAGAATATCCTCGTCGCTGTACGAGGGCATACCTCGGAGAGGGCCGGCCGGCCGTATGAGTGTTCGGACAGACGCTCCAGCGGCAGGCGATTCGTCCGCTGTTGGCTGAACCCTCGTTCGTCGTCGCTACGCTGGAGGTTCAGTATTGTCGTCACGAGTGTCAAACGCAACGTCAACTGCCTCACTCCACGAGCCGAAACGACGCTGATAGGTGGCGAGTCCATGTTTGCCCTCGCGCACGACAGCACTCGACGTCGGTCGTTTGTCGAGCTCATCACGGAGCCGATGGAGGTCGTCAATGAGGTCGTTGGTCGATACCACCCGTGTTGGTGGGTCAATACCAGCGGTTCCAAGCGCTCCCGCCCACGACCCGAATCGCTTCATGTACGCGTGCGCCCGGTAACGTCCATGCTCCCGTACATCCTCGAAGCGTGGTGGCGCTCTATACTCGTCGGCGACGCGACGTAACTCGGCGAAGAGTTCCTGATTGGAGATGTGTTCGTCTGTCTCTCCCGTGTTTTCAAACGCCGCTTCGAGTGCGTCGGTCCACGATCCGAACCGTACGACGTATGCCGATCGCGAGTACGCCCCGTGGTCGTTCATCTGGTCGCCGCTCGGGATACGGCCAAGTTCCTCACGGAGCTGACGGAGTCCTCGGATGAGGTCTCTGGTTAGTACCTCAGTTTCCGCTGCGTTCGGTTCAAACCCGGCGTTGGCGACAGCATTGTTCCATGAGCCGAATCGGCGCATGAATGTCGTATCGGCGATGTTGCTGTACTCGTCGAGTTGTGTGAGTGTGGGAGCGCCATCGGTATCAGCAACGTCAGCAACACGACAAATCTCTTCGAGGAGGTCTTTGTCGCTGTGTGTGCGCATACGTGGCGGATCGTGACTCACTAATTAATAAGTCCGGTGTCAGCTACCCACGACTGGAGTCGTGGGCTTCCGGCCTTGTATCGCTGTGATATACTCTCAACCCCGACAAACGGATTGCGTCTATCGACATCCTCCCCGCACTAAATTCAATGGGTGATTGACGTCGCCTCGCCAGCGTTCTCGGTACTCGTGTCGTTGACGAACAACCCCTCAACGATCGTGTCGATCAGCGCTTGATCGACGCGCTGAGGCTCCATGGCAGTCTCAGGATCGCGCATCAACTCCTGTGAACGCGTCGTGAAGATCAGTGACGTGATCGCATCTCGAACGAGATCGGGGTCATCAAACCGGAACGACGGTAGCTGAACCCACCGGTCGGCATACCCGAGCGGCTCACCCGGGGGTTCAGCCGCCAGCGACTCCCGTTCGGACTCAGAGAGCTGGTTGAGCAGTGTTTGGAACTCATTATCGACAATCATCCGAGAAATAAGCGGGTCGGATCGCACCTCGTCGAATAGCGTTTCGAGCATCGTTCGAACCTCTTCACGTGGTGTCTCCGCGTTCACGACTGCGGCATCAACGCGATCGATGAGCCGATCGCGTTCTTGCTTCAACACGGCCACGTACAGCATCTCTTTCGAGTCGTAAAACTGGTAGAACGTACTCGTTCCGATTTCTACGGCTTCGGTCACGTCCTTGATCCGCGTCCGCTCGAAGCCGTGTCTGGTAAACAACTCACGGCCCGCCTCGATCAACTCTCCACGGATCCGCTCGCGGTCCTCGTCGCTGAACCGAGTCATTGACTTGGCCAACACATCAATTCAGAGTAGCGGTTCTGGATCGACATACGCTGGTCTATGATTCCACGAACGAAAACATTATTGATTCGTGGACTCTTCGAAGAGTGTGAAGCGATTTCGTTCTTACTGGCGTATTCCGACTCTCGTTCGATCGACAGCCGTCAGAATCAATCCGTGTCGCTCGGGTAGACAGTACAGCAGATGTCACAGTCTGGGGGTAGCGGTATGAGGGACCATCGTGCGCTCACCGCGCTCGTCGTCGTTTCCCTGTTCGTCTCCGGTACCGTAGCGGTCGCAGGTGCTCCAGTCGCGGCGCAGTCCACTGGCGCTGTACAACAGCAGGGCGGAACAACTCTCCGCGGTTCACCGGATCTAGCTGTTTCCGTCGCAGAGCCGACAATTAACGTGGGCGAAACGAACTCCGTCTCGCTCCAAGTTACAAACGACGGCGATCTCGATCTAGGGCCGTCCAGTTCGCGGGCAGTGGTCACCACTGCACGGAACGTGCGCGTTGAGGCTGACGCCGATGACACGCCACTCACTGTTGAGACCGGGACCGTTGCGATCGGCTCGGTGACTGAAAATAAGCCCGGATCAGCACCGATCGGGGTCAGCGTCCCGAGCGATGTCGAACCCGGTACCTACGACGTTGATGTGGAGGTCCAGTACTCTCACACCGATCAGCAGTCGGGGAATGTCGTCTATGACCGAGAGGAGACTGTTGACACGGAGGTCACTGTTGAGGTAAGCGACGATGCTCGCTTCGAAATCACGAACGTGACGACTGACGCGCGAGTCGGCGATCAAGGAACGCTTGAAGCCGAGGTTGAGAATATCGGCGCTGACACCGCCACTGACGCGACGGTCACACTGGAGTCAG
This window harbors:
- a CDS encoding homing endonuclease associated repeat-containing protein, encoding MPSYSDEDILDEIRRVADLPTVDGTPSIEAFDKYADISSSTVLRCFGSWNAAIEQAGLDPNTETDKIPRDDLVAELRRLRDELDQIPTADQMDEHGAYAYITYYERFGSWTDALAEVFGEVPDREWKHISDDELIAELQRLAGDDGDPPTTTDISDRGAYSRTAYEYRFGSWRDALEAAGFEPPPPQRVPTEELLAELRRLHDELGGRPTTTIMREHGTYSLQTYYGRFDSWDDALDAAFETVPEDAVDERADNGVGTKAHSDEELLDELRRVADVADSDGAPSISEFDEYSDIADSTIHRRFGSWNAGVERAGFEPRQGGTAISDEELVAELRRLRDEVGHPPTVAEMEAQGAYASATYKNRFRSWTDALTETFDDVTSPVSARESQSAEHLSPGNPGPSPRVSEDDLLADLRALADELGRSPTSKDMREHGSHSTSTYMRRFDSWSDAVEAADLDPPDQNKITDAELIADLHRLRDELGERPTSTDVAREGEYGLATYQRRFGSWGEAAAAAFEETDT
- a CDS encoding homing endonuclease associated repeat-containing protein; its protein translation is MRTHSDKDLLEEICRVADVADTDGAPTLTQLDEYSNIADTTFMRRFGSWNNAVANAGFEPNAAETEVLTRDLIRGLRQLREELGRIPSGDQMNDHGAYSRSAYVVRFGSWTDALEAAFENTGETDEHISNQELFAELRRVADEYRAPPRFEDVREHGRYRAHAYMKRFGSWAGALGTAGIDPPTRVVSTNDLIDDLHRLRDELDKRPTSSAVVREGKHGLATYQRRFGSWSEAVDVAFDTRDDNTEPPA
- a CDS encoding TetR/AcrR family transcriptional regulator encodes the protein MTRFSDEDRERIRGELIEAGRELFTRHGFERTRIKDVTEAVEIGTSTFYQFYDSKEMLYVAVLKQERDRLIDRVDAAVVNAETPREEVRTMLETLFDEVRSDPLISRMIVDNEFQTLLNQLSESERESLAAEPPGEPLGYADRWVQLPSFRFDDPDLVRDAITSLIFTTRSQELMRDPETAMEPQRVDQALIDTIVEGLFVNDTSTENAGEATSITH